In Agromyces sp. G08B096, a genomic segment contains:
- the thrC gene encoding threonine synthase, whose product MNHPTPKPDSRQWRGVIREYAHRLDVTDATPVVTLGEGGTPLLPAPALSRRTGADVWVKFEGMNPTGSFKDRGMTMAVTKAVEHGAKVVICASTGNTSASAAAYATHAGISAAVLVPEGKIAMGKLSQAIAHNAHLLQVQGNFDDCLDIARDLAANYPVHLVNSVNNDRIEGQKTAAFEVVEVLGDAPDLHFIPVGNAGNYTAYTRGYREDLAAGNSTRMPRMFGFQAAGSAPIVRGEPVKDPDTIASAIRIGNPASWELALAARDETDGYFGAIEDAKILEAQRILSAEVGIFVEPASAISVAGLLERAEAGAVPAGSRVVLTVTGHGLKDPQWALRTADGGEVAPTVVPVDVAQIAAVLGLAS is encoded by the coding sequence GTGAACCACCCCACCCCGAAGCCCGACTCGCGCCAGTGGCGCGGGGTCATCCGCGAGTACGCGCACCGGCTCGACGTCACGGATGCCACGCCCGTCGTCACGCTCGGCGAGGGCGGCACGCCGCTGCTGCCGGCGCCGGCGCTCTCGCGCCGGACCGGCGCCGACGTCTGGGTGAAGTTCGAGGGCATGAACCCGACGGGCTCCTTCAAAGACCGCGGCATGACCATGGCCGTCACCAAGGCGGTCGAGCACGGTGCGAAGGTCGTCATCTGCGCCTCGACGGGCAACACGTCGGCCTCGGCGGCGGCGTACGCGACCCACGCCGGGATCTCCGCCGCGGTGCTCGTGCCCGAGGGGAAGATCGCGATGGGCAAGCTGAGCCAGGCGATCGCCCACAACGCCCACCTGCTGCAGGTGCAGGGCAACTTCGACGACTGCCTCGACATCGCGCGCGACCTCGCGGCGAACTACCCCGTGCACCTCGTGAACTCGGTGAACAACGACCGCATCGAGGGGCAGAAGACGGCGGCGTTCGAGGTCGTCGAGGTGCTGGGCGACGCGCCCGACCTCCACTTCATCCCGGTCGGCAACGCCGGCAACTACACCGCGTACACGCGCGGCTACCGCGAAGACCTCGCGGCCGGCAACTCGACGCGGATGCCCCGCATGTTCGGGTTCCAGGCGGCCGGCTCCGCGCCGATCGTGCGCGGCGAGCCCGTGAAGGATCCCGACACCATCGCGAGCGCCATCCGCATCGGCAACCCGGCGTCGTGGGAGCTCGCGCTCGCTGCGCGCGACGAGACCGACGGCTACTTCGGCGCCATCGAGGACGCGAAGATCCTCGAGGCGCAGCGCATCCTGTCGGCCGAGGTCGGCATCTTCGTCGAGCCGGCGTCGGCGATCTCGGTCGCGGGCCTCCTCGAGCGCGCCGAGGCGGGCGCCGTCCCGGCCGGGTCGCGCGTCGTCCTCACGGTCACCGGCCACGGCCTGAAGGACCCGCAGTGGGCGCTCCGCACCGCCGACGGCGGGGAGGTCGCCCCGACCGTCGTCCCCGTCGACGTGGCGCAGATCGCCGCGGTCCTCGGGCTCGCGTCATGA
- a CDS encoding homoserine dehydrogenase has product MIEYRSIRVALLGAGSVGSQVARLLLEHGDELAARIGARIELVGIAVRDLDARRDVELPRELLTTDAEELILGADIVVELMGGVEPARTLVLQAIASGADVVTGNKALLAAHGPELFAAAEQVGAQLSYEAAVAGAIPIIRPLRESLAGDRIERILGIVNGTTNYILDRMDSTGASLEDALATATELGYAEADPTADIGGYDAAQKATILASLAFHTSVPVEAVHREGITGVTAAQVESAKRAGFVVKLLAICERLTDSETGEDGISVRVYPALVPRQHPLAAVHGANNAVFVEASAAGPLMFYGAGAGGVQTASAVLGDLVAIARRHVVGGPGTSESTHADIAVLPIGRITTRYSITLEVTDEPGVLAAIAHLFAEHGVSVEQLQQTVAESGTATLVIGTHEATEQALADTVAALADAPVVASVASVLRVEGAV; this is encoded by the coding sequence ATGATCGAGTACCGTTCCATCCGCGTGGCGCTGCTCGGCGCCGGCTCGGTCGGCTCGCAAGTGGCACGTCTGCTGCTCGAGCACGGCGACGAGCTGGCCGCTCGCATCGGGGCGCGGATCGAACTGGTCGGCATCGCCGTGCGCGACCTCGACGCGCGGCGCGACGTCGAGCTGCCCCGCGAACTGCTCACCACGGACGCCGAAGAGCTCATCCTCGGCGCCGACATCGTCGTCGAACTCATGGGCGGCGTCGAGCCCGCCCGCACCCTCGTGCTGCAGGCGATCGCGTCGGGCGCCGACGTCGTCACCGGCAACAAGGCGCTGCTCGCCGCGCACGGCCCCGAGCTGTTCGCCGCCGCCGAGCAGGTCGGGGCGCAGCTGTCGTACGAGGCGGCCGTGGCAGGAGCCATCCCCATCATCCGGCCCCTGCGCGAAAGCCTCGCGGGCGATCGCATCGAACGCATCCTCGGCATCGTGAACGGCACGACGAACTACATCCTCGACCGGATGGACTCCACCGGCGCCTCACTCGAGGACGCGTTGGCCACCGCGACCGAGCTCGGCTACGCCGAGGCCGACCCGACGGCGGACATCGGCGGCTACGACGCCGCGCAGAAGGCCACGATCCTCGCGAGCCTCGCGTTCCACACGAGCGTCCCGGTCGAGGCCGTGCACCGCGAGGGCATCACCGGCGTCACGGCCGCGCAGGTCGAGTCGGCCAAGCGCGCGGGCTTCGTGGTGAAGCTCCTCGCGATCTGCGAGCGGCTGACCGACTCCGAGACCGGCGAAGACGGCATCTCGGTGCGCGTGTACCCCGCGCTCGTGCCGCGTCAGCACCCGCTGGCGGCGGTGCACGGCGCGAACAACGCCGTGTTCGTCGAGGCATCCGCGGCCGGGCCGCTGATGTTCTACGGGGCCGGCGCCGGGGGAGTGCAGACGGCGTCCGCCGTCCTCGGCGACCTCGTCGCCATCGCCCGCCGCCACGTCGTCGGCGGGCCGGGCACGAGCGAGTCGACCCACGCCGACATCGCGGTGCTGCCCATCGGCCGCATCACCACTCGGTACTCGATCACCCTCGAGGTCACCGACGAGCCGGGCGTCCTCGCCGCGATCGCGCACCTCTTCGCCGAGCACGGCGTCTCGGTCGAGCAGCTGCAGCAGACCGTCGCCGAGAGCGGCACGGCTACGCTGGTGATCGGGACGCACGAGGCCACCGAGCAGGCCCTCGCCGACACCGTCGCCGCCCTCGCGGACGCCCCCGTCGTGGCATCCGTCGCATCCGTCCTCCGAGTCGAAGGAGCAGTGTGA
- the lysA gene encoding diaminopimelate decarboxylase produces MASTVSAVPAAPADPNALAPEVWPQGAARDAEGRLVVGGVDAVALAEQFGTPLYVVDEAVVRERAERFREAFDAAARRIGSQATVYYAGKAFLSTAIVRWVTEAGLGVDVCTGGELAVALAAGADPSRLGFHGNNKSVGEIARAVDAGVGALIIDSEIEIERVAEAAARAGRVQRVRLRVNSGVHASTHEFLATAHEDQKFGVPLSRAVELGARIREHDSLEFLGLHCHIGSQIFDAAGFAESAERLIAVHAELDRVAPVPELNLGGGFGIAYTEADRPAPIERIADGIADAVAAACEAHGVRVPRLAFEPGRSIVGPAGVTLYTVGTVKPVPTDDGWRHYVSVDGGMSDNVRTALYGAAYTVRLASRRSDAPAALVRVAGKHCESGDIVVDADWLPHDVGPGDLVAVAATGAYCWSLASNYNHVPRPPVVAVRDGQARVIVRGETEADLLARDAGIDASDGIEGTPA; encoded by the coding sequence GTGGCATCCACCGTTTCCGCCGTCCCGGCCGCGCCGGCCGATCCGAACGCCCTCGCGCCCGAGGTCTGGCCGCAGGGCGCGGCGCGCGACGCCGAAGGCCGGCTCGTCGTCGGCGGGGTCGACGCCGTCGCGCTCGCCGAGCAGTTCGGCACGCCGCTCTACGTGGTGGACGAGGCGGTGGTGCGGGAGCGGGCCGAACGGTTCCGCGAGGCGTTCGACGCCGCGGCCCGGCGCATCGGCTCGCAGGCGACCGTGTACTACGCGGGCAAGGCGTTCCTCTCCACGGCGATCGTCCGGTGGGTGACCGAGGCCGGGCTCGGCGTCGACGTCTGCACGGGCGGCGAGCTCGCGGTCGCCCTCGCCGCGGGTGCCGACCCCAGCCGCCTCGGCTTCCACGGAAACAACAAGTCGGTCGGCGAGATCGCGCGCGCGGTCGACGCCGGCGTCGGCGCGCTCATCATCGACAGCGAGATCGAGATCGAGCGGGTCGCCGAGGCCGCGGCGCGGGCCGGCCGGGTGCAGCGGGTCCGGCTGCGCGTGAACAGCGGCGTCCACGCCTCGACGCACGAGTTCCTCGCCACGGCCCACGAAGACCAGAAGTTCGGCGTGCCGCTCTCGCGCGCCGTCGAGCTCGGCGCCCGCATCCGCGAGCACGACTCGCTCGAGTTCCTCGGACTGCACTGCCACATCGGGTCGCAGATCTTCGACGCGGCCGGATTCGCGGAGTCCGCCGAACGCCTCATCGCCGTCCACGCGGAGCTCGACCGCGTCGCACCGGTGCCCGAGCTGAACCTCGGCGGCGGATTCGGCATCGCCTACACCGAGGCCGACCGGCCCGCACCCATCGAGCGCATCGCCGACGGCATCGCTGACGCGGTCGCCGCCGCCTGCGAGGCGCACGGCGTCCGGGTGCCGCGCCTCGCGTTCGAGCCCGGCCGGTCGATCGTCGGCCCCGCCGGCGTGACGCTGTACACCGTCGGCACGGTCAAGCCGGTCCCGACCGACGACGGCTGGCGGCACTACGTCTCCGTCGACGGCGGCATGAGCGACAACGTCCGCACCGCCCTGTACGGCGCCGCGTACACGGTCCGGCTCGCGTCGAGGCGATCGGATGCCCCGGCCGCGCTGGTGCGCGTCGCCGGCAAGCACTGCGAGTCGGGCGACATCGTCGTCGACGCCGACTGGCTGCCCCACGACGTCGGCCCCGGCGATCTCGTCGCCGTCGCCGCGACGGGCGCCTACTGCTGGTCGCTCGCGAGCAACTACAACCACGTGCCGCGCCCCCCGGTCGTCGCCGTCCGCGACGGCCAGGCGCGGGTCATCGTCCGAGGCGAGACCGAGGCCGACCTGCTCGCCCGCGACGCCGGCATCGACGCGTCCGACGGCATCGAAGGGACCCCTGCATGA
- a CDS encoding DUF2993 domain-containing protein — translation MAVARAARGWIIAGIVLAALAIVLVVADFGVRAAAEDRLESEVEAALPEGVSGEVQARVGGFSVLAQLIVGRAEQVELSAPELVVDGAPMSVDVLAQGVPLDLSQPVDRIDATIRLDEDALNTLALAQGVPGGFTLGDGVVGYDGSVEVLGIPIRYSATAEPEAAGDRVLLRPVGVEVGAGGATIDLSRVTAAVLDGDPLTVCTAESLPAGVEVAAIAVSPDDAVVRLEATGLVLDEAHLEQTGTCG, via the coding sequence GTGGCCGTCGCCCGCGCCGCTCGCGGCTGGATCATCGCCGGCATCGTGCTGGCGGCCCTCGCGATCGTGCTCGTGGTGGCGGACTTCGGCGTGCGCGCCGCGGCGGAGGACCGCCTCGAGTCCGAGGTCGAGGCGGCGCTGCCCGAGGGCGTGTCGGGCGAGGTCCAGGCGCGCGTGGGCGGGTTCTCGGTGCTGGCCCAGCTGATCGTCGGGCGGGCCGAGCAGGTCGAGCTCTCCGCGCCCGAGCTCGTCGTCGACGGCGCGCCCATGTCGGTCGACGTCCTCGCGCAGGGCGTGCCGCTCGACCTGTCGCAGCCCGTCGACCGCATCGACGCGACGATCCGGCTCGACGAGGACGCTCTGAACACGCTGGCGCTCGCGCAGGGCGTTCCCGGCGGGTTCACGCTGGGCGACGGCGTCGTCGGCTACGACGGCTCGGTCGAGGTGCTCGGCATCCCGATCCGGTACTCCGCGACCGCCGAGCCGGAGGCGGCCGGGGATCGCGTGCTGCTGCGACCCGTCGGCGTCGAGGTGGGCGCGGGCGGCGCGACCATCGACCTGTCCCGGGTGACGGCGGCCGTCCTCGACGGCGACCCGCTGACGGTGTGCACCGCCGAGTCGCTGCCGGCGGGCGTCGAGGTCGCGGCGATCGCAGTGTCGCCCGACGATGCCGTCGTGCGGCTCGAGGCCACCGGGCTCGTCCTCGACGAGGCGCATCTGGAGCAGACGGGCACCTGCGGGTAG
- a CDS encoding arginine--tRNA ligase, producing MTPADLSRALYDLVTTIVERRRAAGDEVALELAPEQIVLERPKLREHGDWASNIAMRAAKPLGTSPRELATELAAGLAAVDGVASAEVAGPGFINIRLDAAAAGALARTIVEAGASYGHGDALAGETINIEFVSANPTGPLHIGHTRWAALGDSIGRVLRAAGAVVANEYYINDAGAQMDKFGESVLAAAKGEPTPEGGYPGAYIAELAAQVLEREPHLLEFDDQVALHTAREIAYELQLAEISASLERFNVHFDVWTSERRLHAKDADGLSAIDTALERLRAQGHVYDAEDAVWVKTTDFGDDKDRVFVRGNGVPTYFAADAAYYLDKGDRGFRHKIYLLGADHHGYVHRLKALAGAAGDDPKRDIEVLIGQLVSINGAKLSKRAGNIIELDDLQAWLGTDALRYTLARYPADSPIAIDPEVLKRRTNDNPVFYVQYAHARTAAVARNALASGVDRSAFAPELLEHETESALLGALQEFPRIVAQAAELREPHRIARYIEELAGLYHRWYDTCRVIPLGDEPVTDLHRTRLWLNDATGQVVRNGLDLLGVSAPERM from the coding sequence GTGACTCCAGCCGATCTCTCGCGTGCCCTGTACGACCTCGTGACCACCATCGTGGAGCGACGTCGTGCCGCCGGAGACGAGGTCGCGCTCGAGCTCGCGCCCGAGCAGATCGTGCTCGAGCGGCCGAAACTCCGCGAGCATGGCGACTGGGCCTCCAACATCGCGATGCGCGCGGCGAAGCCCCTCGGCACCAGCCCCCGCGAGCTCGCCACCGAGCTCGCGGCCGGCCTCGCCGCGGTCGACGGCGTCGCGAGCGCCGAGGTCGCAGGCCCCGGCTTCATCAACATCCGGCTCGACGCCGCGGCCGCCGGCGCCCTCGCGCGCACCATCGTCGAGGCCGGCGCCTCCTACGGACACGGCGACGCGCTCGCCGGCGAGACCATCAACATCGAGTTCGTCTCGGCCAACCCGACCGGGCCGCTGCACATCGGCCACACCAGGTGGGCCGCGCTCGGCGACTCGATCGGGCGCGTGCTCCGCGCGGCCGGCGCCGTGGTCGCCAACGAGTACTACATCAACGACGCCGGCGCCCAGATGGACAAGTTCGGCGAGAGCGTGCTGGCCGCCGCCAAGGGCGAGCCGACGCCCGAGGGCGGCTACCCGGGCGCCTACATCGCCGAGCTCGCCGCCCAGGTGCTCGAGCGCGAGCCGCACCTGCTCGAGTTCGACGATCAGGTCGCGCTTCACACCGCACGCGAGATCGCCTACGAGCTGCAGCTCGCGGAGATCTCGGCGTCGCTCGAACGCTTCAACGTGCACTTCGACGTCTGGACCAGCGAGCGCCGCCTGCACGCGAAGGACGCCGACGGGCTCTCGGCGATCGACACCGCCCTCGAACGCCTCCGCGCGCAGGGCCATGTGTACGACGCCGAGGACGCCGTCTGGGTGAAGACCACCGACTTCGGCGACGACAAGGACCGCGTGTTCGTGCGCGGCAACGGCGTGCCGACCTACTTCGCCGCCGACGCCGCCTACTACCTCGACAAGGGCGACCGCGGGTTCCGGCACAAGATCTACCTCCTCGGCGCCGACCACCACGGGTACGTGCACCGCCTGAAGGCGCTCGCCGGCGCCGCGGGCGACGACCCGAAGCGCGACATCGAGGTGCTCATCGGCCAGCTCGTGAGCATCAACGGCGCGAAGCTGTCCAAGCGCGCGGGCAACATCATCGAGCTCGACGATCTGCAGGCGTGGCTCGGCACGGACGCGCTGCGGTACACGCTCGCGAGGTATCCCGCCGATTCGCCCATCGCGATCGACCCCGAGGTGCTGAAGCGGCGCACCAACGACAACCCCGTGTTCTACGTGCAGTACGCGCACGCCCGCACAGCGGCCGTCGCGCGCAACGCGCTGGCCTCCGGGGTCGACCGCTCGGCGTTCGCCCCCGAGCTGCTCGAGCACGAGACCGAGTCGGCGCTGCTCGGCGCGCTGCAGGAGTTCCCGCGGATCGTCGCGCAGGCGGCGGAGCTCCGTGAGCCCCACCGCATCGCGCGCTACATCGAGGAGCTCGCGGGCCTCTACCACCGCTGGTACGACACGTGCCGGGTCATCCCGCTCGGCGACGAGCCGGTGACCGACCTGCACCGCACCAGGCTGTGGCTCAACGACGCCACCGGGCAGGTCGTGCGCAACGGCCTCGACCTGCTCGGCGTGTCGGCTCCCGAGCGGATGTGA
- a CDS encoding iron ABC transporter ATP-binding protein — MLRLPRPHRVRLAGAAIAVSAIALLAACTPGEPEPSASTSASPEPSAGPTESTPAETEAPEETSPPFAIECDVLLTPQQVYDFNPNFGADPGYEPSTPHAKGVVEDGGTACGWLNQTSGEVIEIAVATPSEGALANRANEAAAASTPVPTYGTPPEVEGYFSRSGERGEAQVFRGPYWIVISSTALFEPGDAQQLAQAVLGNLPAA; from the coding sequence ATGCTGCGCCTGCCCCGCCCTCACCGCGTCCGCCTGGCCGGCGCGGCGATCGCCGTCTCCGCGATCGCGCTGCTCGCCGCCTGCACCCCGGGCGAGCCCGAGCCGAGCGCGAGCACGTCCGCCTCGCCAGAGCCCTCGGCCGGGCCGACCGAGTCGACGCCGGCCGAGACCGAGGCCCCCGAGGAGACGTCGCCGCCGTTCGCCATCGAGTGCGACGTGCTGCTCACGCCGCAACAGGTGTACGACTTCAACCCGAACTTCGGCGCCGACCCCGGGTACGAGCCGTCGACGCCGCACGCGAAGGGCGTCGTCGAGGACGGCGGCACCGCGTGCGGCTGGCTGAACCAGACGAGCGGCGAGGTCATCGAGATCGCCGTCGCCACTCCGTCCGAGGGCGCACTCGCGAACCGCGCCAACGAGGCCGCCGCCGCCAGCACGCCGGTGCCCACGTACGGCACGCCGCCCGAGGTCGAGGGATACTTCAGCCGCTCGGGCGAACGCGGCGAGGCGCAGGTGTTCCGGGGGCCGTACTGGATCGTGATCTCCTCGACCGCCCTGTTCGAGCCGGGCGACGCCCAGCAGCTCGCGCAGGCCGTGCTCGGCAACCTGCCGGCGGCCTGA
- a CDS encoding ROK family transcriptional regulator → MAATTAQGTPSWLGAVNDRVGLAALLDHGPLTRIGICELVGVSKPTASLMMSRLIAAGVVEEQGTRTGTPGRSAVLYAARLDRPLGVAVDLDAHELRAAVVDAAGTDHPVVRRPLAEDPAERSAEREIAQAIADACAAAGSDPDAVRTVCIGIPGYVDPGGAGELFTETLPGWPSTGLRDRLEEALGRRVLIENDVNLAAIAERRRGAGLDHQEFALLWLGNGVGASFDLGGELYRGTFGGAGEIGFLPVSADAGALDPTARSLQDLVGGRAVAALTGGAAPTAEQLDALAERIAHAALPLLAVLDPGCLVLAGPTAALGGAPLAAAVESAIRRISRWYPAVLATGVTTDPVLAGAREFLRNRVRDDLLDTVARLAVS, encoded by the coding sequence ATGGCAGCGACGACCGCCCAGGGCACGCCGTCCTGGCTCGGCGCGGTGAACGACCGGGTCGGCCTCGCGGCCCTGCTCGACCACGGCCCGCTGACCCGCATCGGCATCTGCGAGCTCGTCGGCGTCTCGAAGCCGACCGCCTCGCTCATGATGTCGCGCCTGATCGCCGCCGGCGTCGTCGAGGAGCAGGGCACGCGGACGGGCACGCCGGGCCGGAGCGCGGTGCTGTACGCGGCCCGTCTCGACCGGCCGCTCGGCGTCGCGGTCGATCTCGATGCGCACGAGCTGCGCGCCGCCGTGGTCGATGCCGCGGGGACCGACCATCCCGTCGTCCGCCGTCCCCTCGCCGAGGATCCGGCCGAGCGCTCGGCCGAGCGCGAGATCGCGCAGGCGATCGCCGACGCGTGCGCCGCGGCCGGCAGCGACCCCGACGCGGTCCGGACGGTGTGCATCGGCATCCCGGGCTACGTCGACCCGGGCGGGGCCGGGGAGCTCTTCACGGAGACGCTGCCCGGCTGGCCGTCGACCGGGCTCCGCGACCGGCTCGAGGAGGCCCTCGGAAGGCGGGTGCTCATCGAGAACGACGTGAACCTCGCGGCGATCGCCGAGCGCCGCCGCGGCGCGGGGCTCGATCACCAGGAGTTCGCCCTCCTGTGGCTCGGGAACGGCGTGGGCGCCTCGTTCGACCTCGGCGGCGAGCTGTACCGCGGCACCTTCGGCGGCGCCGGCGAGATCGGCTTCCTCCCGGTGTCGGCCGACGCCGGGGCCCTCGATCCGACCGCTCGGAGCCTGCAGGACCTCGTCGGAGGCCGGGCTGTGGCGGCGCTCACGGGCGGCGCCGCGCCGACGGCCGAGCAACTCGACGCGCTGGCGGAGCGGATCGCGCACGCCGCGCTCCCGCTGCTCGCGGTGCTCGATCCCGGCTGCCTCGTGCTCGCGGGGCCGACGGCCGCCCTGGGCGGCGCGCCGCTCGCGGCCGCGGTGGAGTCCGCGATCCGCCGGATCAGCCGCTGGTATCCGGCGGTCCTCGCGACTGGCGTCACCACCGACCCGGTGCTCGCGGGCGCCCGCGAGTTCCTCAGGAACCGGGTGCGCGACGACCTCCTCGACACCGTCGCACGGCTCGCCGTCTCCTGA
- a CDS encoding SigE family RNA polymerase sigma factor: MTGTWDAVATRLVAERGDALVRYAYLLTGDDADAADLVQDALVRTFGRPRPSLTPERAEAYVRRAVLNAVIDRSRRRGTWRGIRHLVGSPSVLDAPTEAADLRLDLAERVRALAPRQAACIVLRYYDDLTVDQVAATLGISSGAVKRYLSDALRALSSALEVDGSGRPRRGGADVRA; encoded by the coding sequence GTGACGGGCACGTGGGACGCCGTGGCGACGCGCCTCGTCGCCGAGCGCGGCGACGCCCTCGTGCGGTACGCCTACCTGCTTACGGGCGACGACGCCGATGCCGCCGACCTAGTGCAGGACGCCCTCGTCCGCACCTTCGGACGGCCGCGGCCGTCGCTCACGCCCGAGCGGGCCGAGGCGTACGTGCGGCGGGCGGTGCTGAACGCGGTGATCGACCGGTCGCGACGGCGGGGCACCTGGCGGGGCATCCGTCATCTCGTCGGCAGCCCGTCGGTGCTCGACGCGCCGACCGAGGCGGCAGATCTGCGCCTGGACCTCGCGGAGCGCGTGCGCGCGCTCGCGCCGCGGCAGGCGGCGTGCATCGTGCTGCGCTACTACGACGATCTGACCGTCGACCAGGTCGCGGCGACGCTCGGGATCAGCTCGGGCGCGGTCAAGCGCTACCTGTCCGACGCGCTGCGGGCACTCTCCTCCGCGCTCGAGGTGGACGGCTCCGGCCGTCCGCGGAGAGGAGGCGCCGATGTCCGCGCCTGA
- a CDS encoding TPM domain-containing protein has protein sequence MTVVAGAAVAVGAGLGLAGPAFAEDPVPFGSSPVVDTVGALGDRVAEVEQAIDEAADRSGRQLFVAYVSTFTNPEAAAEWADDTAIANNMGDEDYLLAVAVDGRAYSISAADGASLSAEEIDRISREVVEPELRDGDWAGAAIAAAEAIGGDSGGGWGWGFIWFLVIAGVIVAVIAIVLARRRKRGGTGHGAAPQVPVEELRRQAGGALVAVDDAIRTSEEELGFAVASYGEEATAPFREALATAKAKVAEAFTLQQRLDDAEPDSDEQRREWYSAIIRLAGEADAVLDEQAAQFDELRDLERRAPEELERLRQSAQQAAARVAPAVQRLDALRAQYAGSALASVADNPAQAESRLAFAREAVDRAQAAIAAGESGDAAVAIRAGEEAVDQADVLTGAIERLAADLAAADRAVAAGAADLEQDAAAAHGRQAPGLDELAEATAAEAAAVREALGAPGRDPLALQARVEQANARIDGALGAAREAEEQAARAAAQLDRSLLSARSQVQAAEDYLVARRGAIGAEARTRLAEAGRLLALAEQVRAADAAAALRDAQRAEQLASEAMRLAQQDVGGFGGFGGGSTGGWGAPSGGGGGGGDLFGAVLGGILINSVLGGGGGGGFGGGGGGFGGGRSGGFGGGFGGGRSPGSFGGGGTRGRRGSGGRF, from the coding sequence ATGACCGTCGTCGCTGGAGCCGCGGTCGCGGTGGGCGCCGGACTCGGCCTCGCCGGTCCCGCCTTCGCCGAGGACCCGGTGCCGTTCGGCTCCTCGCCCGTGGTCGACACCGTGGGCGCGCTCGGCGACCGGGTCGCCGAGGTCGAGCAGGCCATCGACGAGGCGGCCGACCGCAGCGGACGGCAGCTGTTCGTCGCCTACGTGTCGACGTTCACGAACCCCGAGGCCGCCGCTGAGTGGGCGGACGACACCGCGATCGCGAACAACATGGGCGACGAAGACTATCTGCTCGCCGTAGCCGTTGACGGCCGCGCCTACTCGATTTCGGCCGCCGACGGGGCCTCACTCTCTGCCGAGGAGATCGACCGCATCTCCCGCGAGGTGGTGGAGCCCGAGCTGCGCGACGGCGACTGGGCCGGCGCGGCCATCGCGGCCGCCGAGGCGATCGGCGGCGACAGCGGCGGCGGCTGGGGCTGGGGCTTCATCTGGTTCCTCGTCATCGCCGGCGTCATCGTGGCCGTGATCGCGATCGTGCTCGCCCGACGGCGGAAGCGGGGCGGCACCGGGCACGGCGCGGCCCCGCAGGTGCCCGTCGAGGAGCTCCGCCGGCAGGCAGGTGGTGCGCTCGTCGCCGTCGACGACGCCATCCGCACCAGCGAGGAGGAGCTCGGCTTCGCCGTCGCCTCGTACGGCGAGGAGGCGACCGCGCCGTTCCGCGAGGCGCTCGCCACGGCGAAGGCCAAGGTCGCCGAGGCCTTCACGCTGCAGCAACGGCTCGACGACGCCGAGCCCGACAGCGACGAACAGCGGCGTGAGTGGTACTCCGCCATCATCCGGCTCGCCGGCGAGGCCGACGCCGTGCTCGACGAGCAGGCCGCCCAGTTCGACGAGCTCCGCGACCTCGAACGGCGGGCGCCCGAAGAGCTCGAGCGGCTCCGGCAGTCGGCGCAGCAGGCCGCGGCGCGCGTCGCGCCCGCCGTGCAGCGACTCGACGCCCTCCGGGCGCAGTACGCCGGGTCGGCGCTCGCGTCCGTCGCCGACAACCCCGCCCAGGCGGAGTCCCGGCTCGCATTCGCGCGTGAGGCGGTCGACCGCGCCCAGGCCGCGATCGCGGCCGGCGAGTCCGGTGACGCCGCGGTCGCGATCCGCGCCGGCGAGGAAGCCGTCGACCAGGCGGATGTGCTCACCGGAGCGATCGAACGCCTGGCCGCCGACCTCGCGGCCGCCGATCGTGCGGTCGCCGCCGGTGCCGCCGACCTCGAGCAGGATGCCGCGGCCGCCCACGGCCGGCAGGCCCCCGGTCTCGACGAGCTGGCCGAGGCCACCGCGGCCGAGGCGGCGGCGGTCCGAGAGGCGCTCGGCGCCCCGGGGCGCGACCCGCTCGCCCTGCAGGCCAGGGTCGAGCAGGCGAACGCCCGGATCGACGGTGCGCTCGGCGCAGCCCGGGAGGCCGAGGAGCAGGCCGCCCGCGCGGCCGCCCAGCTCGACCGGTCGCTGCTCTCGGCGAGGTCGCAGGTGCAGGCCGCCGAGGACTACCTCGTCGCACGGCGCGGCGCGATCGGGGCCGAGGCCAGAACGCGGCTCGCGGAGGCCGGGCGTCTGCTCGCCCTGGCCGAGCAGGTGCGCGCCGCCGATGCGGCGGCCGCGCTCCGCGACGCGCAGCGCGCCGAGCAGCTCGCGTCGGAGGCCATGCGGCTCGCCCAGCAGGACGTCGGCGGGTTCGGCGGCTTCGGCGGCGGCTCGACCGGGGGCTGGGGTGCTCCCTCGGGCGGCGGCGGTGGCGGCGGCGATCTCTTCGGTGCCGTGCTCGGCGGCATCCTGATCAACTCCGTGCTCGGCGGCGGCGGAGGCGGCGGCTTCGGCGGCGGCGGAGGCGGGTTCGGCGGCGGCCGCTCCGGCGGGTTCGGCGGCGGCTTCGGCGGCGGCCGCTCCCCCGGCAGCTTCGGCGGCGGCGGCACGCGCGGCCGCCGTGGGAGCGGAGGCCGATTCTGA